The Mesorhizobium koreense genome includes a window with the following:
- a CDS encoding SOS response-associated peptidase: protein MDFASIVEDFSDLKIKIGFAEGRPNIEARDDIKITDVGPLIRTVEGARGEGDMVQRRWSWPGPNKRPVYNFRSEGREFSSNRCLIIADGFYEFSDPKDPKKKRKDKWLFTKKDELFFCVAGIWRKTPEVGEAFTMLTMEPGPDIAPYHDRQIVILERDAWADWLDPSMPAQSLIKALAPGALQVERVG, encoded by the coding sequence GTGGACTTCGCGTCCATCGTCGAGGACTTCTCCGATCTGAAGATCAAGATCGGCTTTGCCGAGGGCCGACCCAACATCGAGGCGCGCGACGACATCAAGATCACCGATGTTGGGCCGCTCATCCGGACAGTCGAGGGCGCGCGCGGCGAAGGCGACATGGTGCAGCGGCGATGGAGCTGGCCCGGACCAAACAAGCGGCCGGTCTACAACTTTCGATCCGAGGGTCGGGAATTCTCATCGAACCGCTGCCTGATCATCGCTGACGGATTCTACGAGTTCTCCGATCCCAAGGATCCGAAAAAGAAGCGCAAGGACAAATGGCTCTTTACGAAGAAAGACGAGCTGTTCTTTTGCGTTGCCGGCATATGGCGGAAGACGCCCGAGGTCGGCGAGGCGTTCACCATGCTCACCATGGAGCCGGGCCCTGACATCGCGCCGTATCACGATCGGCAAATCGTGATCCTTGAACGCGATGCCTGGGCCGACTGGCTCGATCCATCGATGCCGGCGCAATCGCTGATCAAAGCGCTCGCGCCAGGGGCGCTTCAGGTCGAGCGGGTTGGATAG
- a CDS encoding endonuclease domain-containing protein has protein sequence MIENRPASLLADAAYGILPKLPFTLDWSAIPELIRVATLDLGGVQPITKAMAEAAGGALQDKPSDGEIELFRKRGTNFQMISIVLSCVAAGEVDGVLRVRPFAMSLIPASKREQVTTQTIDLVAELDVSAWLATEPMYAGYDPFLGGWSLYGNLPGYLDGERKGYLDEIGIVIDQFFLATELAENDEIMTTDLKMPSEQMKARYEKHRRKLFFTPFKQVEARRVWGAETPIELFVIQALAREKLFPACQMLIMDDGATFPSLYHLWNDVEFRHSDGLVTEADLFFEDERIAVFCDGGHHARAKQKAKDAVITEKLAALGIRTVRIPGDEIREDLPKAICRVKEVLAQDQPAH, from the coding sequence ATGATCGAGAACCGACCGGCCTCACTACTCGCTGACGCAGCATACGGCATTCTTCCGAAGTTGCCGTTTACGCTCGACTGGTCTGCAATCCCGGAATTGATCCGGGTGGCGACGCTCGATCTCGGGGGCGTTCAACCGATAACGAAAGCCATGGCCGAAGCCGCGGGCGGCGCTTTGCAGGACAAGCCCAGCGATGGAGAGATCGAGCTGTTCCGGAAACGTGGCACAAACTTTCAGATGATTTCCATCGTATTGAGCTGTGTTGCCGCGGGCGAAGTCGATGGTGTCTTGCGGGTGCGCCCATTTGCTATGAGCCTCATTCCTGCTTCGAAGCGGGAGCAAGTCACAACCCAGACAATCGATCTTGTAGCCGAGCTCGATGTAAGCGCGTGGCTGGCAACGGAACCGATGTACGCAGGCTACGATCCCTTTTTGGGAGGATGGTCGCTCTATGGGAATTTGCCAGGCTATCTGGACGGCGAAAGAAAGGGATATCTCGACGAGATTGGCATTGTGATCGATCAGTTCTTCCTAGCGACAGAGCTGGCCGAAAACGATGAAATCATGACGACGGACCTTAAGATGCCTTCCGAGCAGATGAAGGCCCGTTACGAGAAGCATCGCCGAAAACTGTTCTTCACGCCATTCAAACAGGTCGAAGCTCGGCGCGTTTGGGGCGCAGAAACGCCCATCGAATTGTTCGTCATCCAGGCGCTGGCGAGGGAGAAGCTGTTTCCCGCGTGCCAGATGCTCATTATGGACGACGGGGCAACATTTCCCTCCTTGTACCATCTCTGGAACGATGTTGAGTTCCGCCACAGCGACGGTCTGGTGACGGAGGCGGACCTGTTCTTCGAGGATGAACGTATCGCTGTGTTCTGTGACGGAGGACACCATGCGCGGGCCAAGCAAAAGGCAAAGGACGCTGTCATTACCGAGAAGCTCGCAGCACTCGGTATCCGCACGGTTCGCATTCCCGGTGATGAAATTAGGGAAGACTTGCCCAAGGCCATTTGCCGCGTGAAGGAAGTTCTCGCCCAGGATCAGCCTGCCCACTGA
- a CDS encoding ParB/RepB/Spo0J family partition protein produces MAKAAKKIVFSRSRDIPFNKIVLSEANVRRTRPEADLDELVHDIGRREDLVQGLNVRAILDEDGNETGMFEVPAGGRRYRAIERLVKAKRSPKDGLVPCVVRKSDTKILAEDDSLAENVLRAGLHPLDQFRAFQDMLDKGMAEEEIAVAYLTTVQVVKQRLRLNAVSPVLRDAYAQESMTLDMLMAFTVNPDHERQEQVWEAVQHSYNRQPFHIRQLLTETTIPASDKRARFVGVDAYVSAGGAVLRDLFEDDNGGWLQDPALLHRLVGERLKTVAEEIASEGWKWVKIDLDLPYGYDHGLRQITGSFVDLSDEERAERETLRAEYDRLEAEYDGADELPDEIDQRLGEIEEALDAFEKRPVVYDPAEITRAGVFVSVDRDGDILVDRGYVRPEDEAPVAVDGGDAEADGADGGVDPSATPSVQRAVITISGQETEADDDEDDDGVKPLPERLVIELTAHRTLALRESVANHPHVALTALLHKLVLDAFKRNAHGSAVEAAVREVHFPVQATDLKDSASARAIEARVEAWKADMPIEDDDRLWDWIDGLDHASRLALLAHCVSYGINALYERPNPYSGNGVSQYGLDRRMRDADRLARATGLDMVEAGWRPSVANYLGRVTKSRIVEAVREALGEEKAQLIDHLKKADMAKEAERLLADTGWLPEPLRSADPDATTATDASEADGSDALPAFLADHEDDQPDDGETDADNPAIIAAE; encoded by the coding sequence ATGGCAAAAGCTGCCAAGAAGATCGTCTTCTCGCGCTCGCGCGACATCCCCTTCAACAAGATCGTGCTCTCGGAAGCCAACGTCCGGCGAACCCGGCCGGAAGCCGACCTCGACGAGCTGGTCCACGACATCGGCCGACGCGAGGACCTCGTCCAGGGCCTCAACGTCCGCGCAATTCTCGACGAGGACGGCAACGAGACCGGCATGTTCGAGGTGCCGGCCGGAGGGCGCCGCTATCGCGCCATCGAGCGCCTGGTGAAGGCCAAGCGGTCCCCGAAGGACGGACTCGTCCCCTGTGTCGTCCGAAAGTCCGACACGAAGATCCTCGCCGAGGACGACTCCCTCGCCGAGAACGTACTGCGCGCGGGCCTTCATCCACTCGACCAGTTCCGCGCATTCCAGGACATGCTCGACAAGGGCATGGCCGAAGAGGAGATCGCCGTGGCCTACCTCACGACCGTCCAGGTCGTGAAGCAGCGGCTGCGTCTCAACGCGGTCTCGCCCGTCCTGCGCGACGCTTATGCCCAGGAGAGCATGACGCTCGACATGTTGATGGCCTTCACCGTCAACCCCGATCATGAGCGTCAGGAGCAGGTGTGGGAAGCCGTGCAGCATTCGTACAATCGGCAACCGTTCCATATCCGCCAGTTGCTGACCGAGACCACGATCCCGGCCTCCGACAAGCGCGCGCGCTTCGTCGGCGTCGACGCATATGTCTCCGCCGGAGGCGCGGTGCTGCGCGACCTGTTCGAGGACGATAACGGTGGCTGGCTCCAGGACCCAGCGCTGCTTCATCGCCTGGTCGGCGAGCGGCTCAAGACCGTGGCCGAGGAGATCGCCAGCGAAGGCTGGAAGTGGGTGAAAATCGACCTCGACCTTCCGTATGGCTACGATCACGGCTTGCGCCAGATCACCGGCTCTTTCGTCGATCTCAGCGACGAGGAACGGGCCGAACGCGAGACGCTGCGCGCGGAATACGATCGGCTCGAGGCGGAGTATGACGGCGCCGACGAGCTCCCGGACGAGATCGATCAGCGGCTGGGCGAGATCGAGGAGGCTCTCGACGCCTTCGAGAAGCGCCCGGTCGTCTACGATCCCGCCGAGATCACGCGCGCCGGGGTCTTCGTCAGCGTGGACCGTGACGGCGACATCCTGGTCGACCGTGGCTATGTGCGGCCCGAAGACGAGGCGCCAGTTGCCGTCGACGGCGGCGACGCCGAGGCCGATGGAGCGGACGGCGGGGTTGATCCTTCCGCAACACCGTCCGTTCAGCGCGCCGTCATCACCATCAGCGGACAAGAAACGGAGGCCGACGACGATGAAGACGATGATGGCGTCAAGCCGCTGCCCGAACGCCTCGTCATCGAGCTCACCGCGCATCGCACGCTGGCGCTGCGTGAATCAGTCGCCAATCACCCGCACGTCGCCCTCACGGCACTGCTGCACAAGCTGGTGCTCGACGCCTTCAAGCGCAACGCGCACGGCTCCGCCGTCGAGGCAGCCGTTCGCGAGGTCCACTTCCCCGTCCAGGCCACCGACTTGAAGGACAGCGCCTCCGCCAGGGCGATCGAGGCGCGCGTCGAGGCCTGGAAGGCGGACATGCCGATCGAGGACGACGATCGGCTGTGGGACTGGATTGACGGCCTCGACCACGCGAGCCGCCTCGCGCTGCTCGCGCATTGCGTCAGCTACGGGATCAATGCTCTTTACGAGCGACCGAATCCCTATAGCGGCAACGGCGTCTCACAGTACGGGCTCGACCGGCGGATGCGCGACGCCGATCGCCTCGCGCGCGCCACCGGCCTCGACATGGTGGAAGCTGGATGGCGCCCGAGCGTGGCGAACTATCTCGGTCGCGTCACTAAAAGCCGGATCGTCGAAGCCGTGCGGGAAGCGCTCGGCGAGGAGAAGGCGCAGCTCATCGACCACCTCAAGAAAGCCGACATGGCCAAGGAGGCCGAACGCCTGCTCGCGGATACCGGCTGGCTGCCCGAGCCGCTGCGTTCCGCAGATCCCGACGCGACGACCGCGACGGACGCGAGCGAGGCCGACGGCAGCGATGCACTCCCGGCCTTCCTCGCCGACCATGAGGACGACCAACCGGATGACGGCGAAACCGATGCGGACAACCCGGCGATTATCGCCGCCGAGTGA
- a CDS encoding ArdC family protein → MSRHERNARFGADRTNLYDDITNKIIAELEAGRVPWVQPWGAAAAKAPLAMPANAATGRQYSGINVLILWGAVIEHAFPVQTWLTFRQALSLGGHVRKGERGTTVVYADRFVPNDEKRRAQENGEEAPAIPFLKCFTVFNVAQCEDLPVDLAVAPPAPESGLIEPRVEALIKATGIDFRIGGDRAFYMPAHDYVEVPPPQAYFETINWHRTALHELGHATGHASRLGRDLSSSFGSKKYAFEELVAEMNAAFCCASLGIVPTVRHADYIGSWLEVLREDNRAIVRAASQASKAADWLLAFLPETETAGEPANDRRAA, encoded by the coding sequence ATGTCCAGACATGAACGCAACGCTCGCTTCGGCGCCGACCGAACAAACCTCTACGACGATATCACCAATAAGATCATCGCCGAGCTGGAGGCCGGGCGCGTGCCCTGGGTCCAGCCCTGGGGGGCGGCGGCGGCGAAGGCGCCGCTCGCCATGCCGGCGAATGCTGCGACCGGCCGGCAATATTCCGGGATTAATGTGCTGATTCTCTGGGGCGCGGTGATCGAACACGCTTTCCCGGTGCAGACATGGTTGACATTTCGCCAGGCGCTGTCGCTCGGCGGCCACGTCCGCAAGGGCGAACGCGGCACCACCGTGGTCTATGCCGATCGCTTTGTCCCCAATGATGAAAAGCGGCGCGCGCAAGAGAATGGCGAAGAAGCGCCGGCCATTCCGTTCCTCAAATGCTTCACCGTGTTCAACGTCGCGCAGTGCGAGGACCTGCCCGTCGACCTCGCCGTCGCGCCGCCTGCACCGGAGTCAGGTCTGATCGAGCCGCGCGTCGAGGCGCTGATTAAAGCGACGGGCATTGACTTCCGCATCGGTGGCGATCGCGCCTTCTACATGCCGGCGCACGACTACGTGGAGGTGCCACCGCCGCAAGCCTATTTCGAAACCATCAACTGGCATCGCACGGCCCTGCACGAGCTCGGCCACGCGACGGGTCATGCGTCCCGTCTTGGCCGCGACCTCTCCAGCTCCTTCGGCTCCAAGAAATACGCCTTTGAAGAACTCGTCGCAGAGATGAACGCCGCCTTCTGCTGCGCCTCGCTCGGGATCGTCCCGACCGTGCGCCACGCCGACTACATCGGCTCGTGGCTGGAGGTGCTGCGCGAGGACAATCGCGCCATCGTCCGCGCCGCATCCCAGGCGAGCAAGGCAGCTGACTGGCTACTCGCCTTCCTCCCCGAGACCGAGACAGCCGGCGAACCCGCAAACGACAGGAGGGCGGCATGA
- a CDS encoding DUF2958 domain-containing protein gives MILLTDDLRERLLANGRDRGADHVPVVKFFNPLGEGVWLATELDADGDTLFGLADLGLPELGSFSLEEMASILLPFGMGIERDVLFASDLPLSVWTVAAREAGSIRVAERILCRAASSRRDGARGAHPEIRKA, from the coding sequence ATGATCCTCCTGACCGACGACCTGCGCGAGCGCCTGCTTGCCAACGGACGTGATCGCGGGGCCGACCACGTGCCCGTGGTCAAGTTCTTCAACCCGCTGGGCGAAGGCGTCTGGCTAGCAACCGAGCTGGACGCGGACGGGGACACGCTCTTCGGCCTCGCCGACCTCGGCTTGCCCGAGCTGGGCAGCTTCTCGCTCGAGGAAATGGCTTCGATCCTCCTGCCGTTCGGCATGGGCATCGAGCGCGACGTCCTCTTCGCCAGCGACCTCCCACTATCGGTCTGGACGGTGGCCGCCCGCGAAGCGGGAAGCATCCGTGTGGCCGAGCGCATCCTCTGCCGAGCGGCTTCATCACGTCGCGATGGCGCGCGAGGCGCACATCCTGAAATCCGCAAAGCCTGA
- a CDS encoding nucleotidyltransferase family protein, giving the protein MIQERIKDGEAIGAVIAAIERRPHHLRILRHVESLHLPDCWVGAGFVRNAIWDDLHEHPESTALADVDVVYFDKTEMSQATDEHLQAALTFLAPDVPWSLKNQARMHLRNGDEPYESTAQAIARWPETCTAVAVRLSNDHIEVLAPLGLLDLFDLVIRPTPHFMAKLEIYRSRVLAKQWSKRWPRLRFESLDQNLP; this is encoded by the coding sequence ATGATTCAAGAACGGATAAAAGATGGCGAGGCCATAGGCGCTGTGATCGCTGCGATCGAGCGCCGGCCACATCACTTGCGCATATTGCGCCATGTTGAGTCACTTCACCTCCCGGACTGTTGGGTCGGCGCGGGCTTCGTTCGCAACGCGATCTGGGACGACCTCCATGAACATCCGGAGAGCACGGCGCTCGCGGACGTGGATGTCGTCTATTTCGACAAGACCGAAATGAGTCAGGCTACCGACGAACACCTCCAGGCTGCACTCACCTTTCTCGCGCCGGACGTGCCCTGGTCGCTGAAGAACCAAGCGCGTATGCACCTGCGCAACGGCGATGAGCCGTATGAGAGCACGGCGCAGGCCATCGCTCGATGGCCGGAAACCTGCACTGCGGTGGCGGTGCGATTAAGCAATGACCATATTGAAGTGCTGGCGCCGCTAGGCCTGCTCGACCTCTTCGATCTCGTCATTCGTCCGACTCCGCACTTTATGGCGAAGTTGGAAATTTACCGATCGAGAGTTTTGGCGAAGCAGTGGTCCAAGCGGTGGCCTAGACTGCGCTTCGAGAGCCTCGACCAGAACTTGCCTTGA
- a CDS encoding SOS response-associated peptidase family protein — translation MSASVFNSEASIRQRRVVIRRNDGDIEMVELSWGLQTREPGGCAFTVVRAEGRTFPDHRCLVPTSEFRHRNRSKHYGFSLADGDWFYFAGVWRPATRDWPEAYAILTTEASADVAPFHDRQMAVVRREQRMAWLDRTCREDELLRPLPADSFKVARLRSEPRQAELTF, via the coding sequence GTGAGCGCAAGCGTTTTCAATTCCGAAGCATCGATCAGGCAGCGGCGCGTCGTCATCCGGCGCAACGACGGCGACATAGAGATGGTCGAGTTGTCATGGGGCCTTCAAACGCGCGAGCCAGGTGGTTGCGCCTTCACCGTCGTCCGCGCCGAAGGGCGCACCTTTCCCGATCACCGCTGCCTCGTGCCGACCTCCGAGTTCCGCCATCGGAACCGAAGCAAGCACTACGGCTTCTCGCTCGCGGACGGCGACTGGTTCTATTTTGCAGGAGTCTGGCGGCCGGCGACGCGCGACTGGCCCGAGGCATATGCCATCCTGACGACCGAGGCGAGCGCGGACGTAGCACCATTCCATGATCGCCAGATGGCGGTTGTTCGGCGCGAGCAACGTATGGCTTGGCTCGACCGGACTTGCCGTGAGGATGAACTTCTTCGTCCCCTGCCAGCGGACAGCTTCAAGGTCGCACGACTGCGAAGTGAACCACGGCAAGCCGAACTGACATTCTGA